From the genome of uncultured Bacteroides sp.:
CACATTACCAACAAGTTGTTCTGCCTGCCAGATTTTTGCAGCAAAGCCAGGATCACCACCATGAGCAGAATGAATGCCGGTATTTGGTTTTAATTTGTATTCTATTGAATCAATTTTGAAAGTAGAATTAAGAATGCGGCCTGCATAACGACCAATAGTTGCTCCAAAATTTTGTTTCTGAGAAATATAGTCTTTGATGTTTGAGAAACCACATACCACGTCTTCCATTTTCCCGTTCCGATCTGGAGCCATGATAGAAACAACTCTTGCACCGTAATTAGTGATACACACTTCCATACCATTAGTGTTTTTTAAAACATACAGTTTCGTAATCTGTCCGTTTACGTTTGCATCGAAATCTTTGTACTTAAGTCCCGAAAGTGACAACTCCTGACGACATTTGCAAGCTGTAAGAAGTGTAAAAGCTGCAAGCAAGGAAAGTATTATTTTTTTGTATACCACTGCTATATAGTTTTTAAGTTTGTTAATTCATGTACAAACATAGTAATTATTGATGAATAACTATTAAATTTGCATGTCATAAAAATGAAATTCAAGGATGAAAAAGACATTATTTTTACTGATGCTCCTATTTGTAGGGGTTACGTATGCTTCTGCTCAAAAGCAGGCAGAGATTACGTTCGACAAAACAACTCATGATTTCGGTACATTCTCTGAAGACAGTCCGAAAGTAAGATGCGAATTCTTCTTCACAAACACAGGAGATGCACCATTAGTTATCAACCAGGCTGTAGCTTCATGCGGATGTACAATCCCTGATTACACCAAGGAACCAATTATGCCGGGCAAAAAAGGTACTATTCTGGTAACTTATAACGGCGCAGGTAAATACCCTGGCGAATTCAGGAAAAGTATTACAGTAAGAAGTAACGCCAAAGTTGAGTTAGTAAGACTATACATCAAAGGCGAAATGACTCCTAAAACAACAAAAACCGCGAAGAATTAACTCCGCGGTTTTTTTATTTATCTTTTTATAGTTCTATTCCTAACTTATATTTCTTATACGTATTCTTTATAATTATCTCTTCTTATTTTTTACAAAGTGTTTTGTTGTAAATAGCAAGAAGTATAATAAAGCAATTACAGCAAAGATTATTCCTACCTGAAATACAATCATATAAGAGCCTGATTCTACCAGATTGCATCCTAAGGCAACTCCTATACCTACGCCAACTTCCCAGGCCAGCAGATAATTTGTATTCGCAGTTCCACGCTGACAATGCTCGGACAAATTCACGAACAATACCAGAAAGTCTGAAGCAGCCAAACCAAATCCCAATCCAATCAATACACCTGAAGTTATCAGAGATATCTCATTATAATAAGTAATCAGCAATAACAATGATAGAATTATCAGAATCAGCCCACTTACTATCCTTGCACGAAAATCGGCCTCAACGAAGACAACCCGGTTGGCTATCATTGCCAGAATAAAGCCAAAACCTATTGCACCGAAGAAACGAATAGTAACGTACTGCAGATTAATAGAAGCAGCATACACATTAATTGTAGATATCAGCATTCCAAAGATTATAGAAATCAGAACCAGATTGCCAGATGTTACCCATCCACGGGAAAGAAGAAAACGATCTGTAGAAAAAGCTTTAGCTCCTATCGGTGCACGAAACGGAACTTTTATTATTGCCATACAAAGAAATCCGGCAAAACCAGCAGCTATAGATGCATAAAGAACTGTTTGCAAATCAGAAAAACTAAAAAGTAACAATCCAATCATAGGGCC
Proteins encoded in this window:
- a CDS encoding DUF1573 domain-containing protein, producing MKKTLFLLMLLFVGVTYASAQKQAEITFDKTTHDFGTFSEDSPKVRCEFFFTNTGDAPLVINQAVASCGCTIPDYTKEPIMPGKKGTILVTYNGAGKYPGEFRKSITVRSNAKVELVRLYIKGEMTPKTTKTAKN
- a CDS encoding MFS transporter encodes the protein MYTVSTAKLWTSNFVWAYISNFLLFVSLYMFLPILPMYMVAKFPSTTLGEAGIVLALFAGAMFLVGPFYSYIIDTYKRKDVCMFSFLTVIAIVGGYSLIGCLFWMAVLRIIQGALFGITTATSSTVAIDITSTTRRSEGNIHFNWAGRLGMAFGPMIGLLLFSFSDLQTVLYASIAAGFAGFLCMAIIKVPFRAPIGAKAFSTDRFLLSRGWVTSGNLVLISIIFGMLISTINVYAASINLQYVTIRFFGAIGFGFILAMIANRVVFVEADFRARIVSGLILIILSLLLLITYYNEISLITSGVLIGLGFGLAASDFLVLFVNLSEHCQRGTANTNYLLAWEVGVGIGVALGCNLVESGSYMIVFQVGIIFAVIALLYFLLFTTKHFVKNKKR